Genomic DNA from Nitrospirae bacterium CG2_30_53_67:
TCCTCTTTGAACGCCTTCATATAGGATCCGGAGAGAGCCCAGTGGTCCCCCAAATTATAGGTGAGACCCAGGCCTAGATGCTGTTCCACAATAGCCGGGAAGACGACATTGTTGAAGACATCCTTTTCGTCGATCGGGGACTCGGCCCAGTTGTATCCGATACGCAGGGTCAGATCCTTGTTGACCGCATAGCGGGCGCCTAGGGCCACCACAACCTGATTGTCCCAGCCGAAGGGAAGATCGATACTCTTTGCGTTCGGGTTGACAGCTCCCGAAAGCGTATTCACCGTGGTGAAGTCTCCGGACAGCTCGACCTCGTCATGCGTAGACTTCCAGTTGATCCACTTGACATCCGCTTCCAGGGTCAGGGCATCCATAGGCTTGATCGCGATCCCGATGGCGGCCTGCTGGGGAAAGTCCATGTCCAACTTATAGGTGCCGCCGTTGCTGTACGCCAGGTTATCCCCGTCTGGAAAATTATTTACGGAACCGTTGCGGTACTTCATGTCCGGGAACCACTGCTTAGAAATATAAGAGGCGCCCACGCTCACCATATCGTTGACCTTGTAGATGGCACCCAGGGAGACCCCTCCGCCGTAAACTCCGGTGGCGCGGGGCAGAGCCAAACTCGCTGCGTCGAAGATCTCGTAGAACTCCACCTGTTGGTAGTCGAAGTCCAGGCTCACGCCCAGGGCCAGTTGCTCGTTCACCTTCCAGGCAAGAGTAGGAGCCATCTTCCATAACTGGATGGACGAGTACATGTCGGCATCGCCGAACACGCTGCCGGCATTAATGATATCATAATCCACACCCAGACCGGCCGTGGCGTACATGCCGCCTCCGAAGAAGACATCGTCACGACCGAAGGCCGGAGCCGTCCACCCGAAGGCGGGGATGCCGTAGAGTTCAGATCCTCCTGATGTCTCCTCTCCGGGTCCGCCCAATGCTGAATTTAATTTTTTAAAATCCACTGAACGCTCAGGCATAAAGGCCTCTCCATTGAAGTCGGCGCGGTTACCGATTACAGCCATACCCGCGGGGTTGGTGATGGCGGTCATGGCATCTTCAGGCGCGGCGGTCACGGCGCCCCCCATCCCCTTCTGGGTGGAGCCGATACCCATCAATTGATAACCATTGGTGGCAAAAGATGTGGCGGTAAAACAAAACAGGAATAAAAAGAGACTTGCGGAAAAAAGGGTTCGTTTCATGTTCTTCCTCCTCTCTTAAGGGTTTGAATGATAGAGAAACTTTCCCTCGGAAAACCAGGATCTTTTTTTATCCCGATAATCACCCCCTTTGCTCTCTGTTCCCTCTCCTCCATAAAGCCGTTTCATCACCTCTTCATGGAGGGAAAAATCATAAAAAATGTTCTTATTTCAAGATGTTGGATAGAATCTTAAACATATACCTTTAAAAATCATAAAACAGGTATTTGATTATGTCAAGATTTATTTATATTTTTTTGATGGATTAAAAAGCTATGGATTCTGGATCAATTGCAGCAGCGACTTGTAGATCCTGCTTGAGAAGTTGGGGTCCCGGGCAAGAAAGATACTCCCGGTTCTGTACGGATTGTCCCACAGGTAGAAGCGCATCCTCCAGAACTGGTCGAGGATCCCGACCCGGACCTCGCCCTCTTCGATGAAAATCAGGATCTCGATCGGGAACTGTGTCAGATGATAGATGCCGCTGCAGGGGTCCCGGTTAAGAATGGCCGGCCACTTCAGACCGCTGTAGTTCAATGCCTGATCCTCCGAATTCTTCTGAGTCACCCCGAGGATACAGGCCTGATCTTGGATCATGGTTCGGGAGACCACCCTCCATCCGGATTCATTTTTTGATGAAGTCTTCACGATCCGGTCACAGACGTCTTTTAAGACAGCGGTAGAATCCTTGCGGATCGGCACGGTCTTGATGATATCCAGATGGTCCAGGAACCGGCTCCAAAAGAAACGGACGTCCCGGTCATTACGGATGGGGGGGAGCTGCTGCGTGAGAATAGTCCCTTCCATCCCCTTGACGCAGAAGGTGACCAAATCTTCTCTCACCTCCCTGGCCAGGCCGATCATCTCGTCCTGTTCCGAAAAAGGAAGGTCTGCAAAAAAAACCTTGGTGAGGAACTCGGGATTGGTAAAAACCACCACGACCTTGGACCCTTCTTCATAAACACCGATCCGGACCGGAAGAAAGATCAGGTGACGGGGCCCCTTGGCAAGGACCGCCCGGTCATAGTCTGCGTTGTGGATGAGATAGACTCTCGCCCGGGTGCGGCAGATATCGGGCGTATCCAGGTCCCAGTTGGATATCAGTTCCCAGTCGGACTGGCTGATATTGGTCTCTATTCTTGAACAGACGGACTCAAAAGAAGCCTCCACCTCCAAAGCCTTCTGGTAGAGACCGTAGCTCTGCCCCGGATCGAGCCGCTCTTTGATGTCCCTCCGGAAGTCATCCAGGAAGGCATACAGTGACGTCTGAAAACCAAAAATCAGAATGAACAGGTAAAACCATGACCATTTGAGATGCCTCATGAACCCCTCCCGAATCATTGACGGCCTCTATCATTTCGTCATGCAATCTACCACAAGCTTCCAAGGTTGACAAGGAACTATTTTGGTCCTGCTTTCCTTGCTGCAAAAAAAAAATAATCGTGTCTTTGAGTGTTTATGGCTTTCCCCATAAAAAAACCCTGCCGGTTCAATCCCGGCAGGGTTTGATAAAACTAATGAACTGACTCAGCTATTTGCCGGACTTCCCGGTCACCATATTCTCAACATCGGAGAAGATGATGGATGGAATCAGGGTGTTCTTTGCAAAGGCCGCATATCCTGAATCCCAGAAGTAGAGCTGCATTCTCCACATCTCACCGTACTGGGCGATCTGCCACTTTCCGTTCTTCCCTTGATAAATCACGAGTTCCAGGGGAAGGGCGGGCGCATGATCCACGCCTGGATATTTGTTATTATCTTTCTTGTCGCCGAAACGGAAATCAGAATTGATGTTCACGCATTTGAGTTCCGTGTAGGTATTGGTGATCCCCATCCAGCCGATTTTATCGTTGAACTTCTTCACGGCCACGACTTTCCACCCCTTCTCAGGATCGGACTGAAGGCTCTTGCTGGCGTTGTTCTTCAACTCATCCATGATCGAATCGAGGCTCGCGGTCCCTTCCATCTCTTTTGCAGTCAGGAGGCTCTCTCTGAAGTCTCTCCACTTGGCCATCATCTTGGCCGGGCCGTCACCGTTATACCCGCGGTACTTACTGGCGCCACGGACCGGTTCCTGCTGTTTGTTCACCACTTTTCCGGGAACGGCCTGAATCACCTGGATAAGTTCGTTTTTGGCCGCAGTCGCAGCGGACATCAAGGCATCTCTGCTCTTTTCGCCTTCAAAGTAAACATTGGCCAGGGCATCCGGGTTGGCGATATTGATGTTGACCTTGCCGTCGCCTTCATAGACCCCGATTCTCATGATCAGAGCTGAAATCGCATCAGAAGACAGGTTGTTGTCCAAGGCAGCCTGATTGAATGCAGGAGAGGTCAGAACATAGGTGCGGCACTTCTGGGCGTTGTCCGGAACCGTAATATCCATCTTTCCGATGAGTTCAAGTTTGGAGCCGGCTAAACTCTTTTCCAGGTCGGCCGTAGCCTCAGCAAAACTCCCATCCGCCTCCAAAACCTTCTGAAAACTGCCGTATTCGTCTTTGGCCATGGCCGAAGAGGCAAGAAAGACCACCAGGGCTAACACGGCCGAAAAAACCATACCACTCTTCCAAAAAATGTGTCTCATAAGTTTCCCTCCCTATAAAGTTTTTATGAATACCAAAAATAACCCACTCATTTCCCTCCTACTGCTCATACTCATTGCTTTATGACTCCCCCCTTTCTTTAATAATTTGAGTGAGAGTTCCTTGATTCCAAAAGGATTGAACTTCTTTCAGTTGTTAATTCTAATATTAGAATAAACTCATAAATACTTAATTTTATTATTTTTTTACGAAAGTATGAAGTAACATACCCAAACCTGAAGCGGCTGTCAAGACTTTTTTCGGAACTTATTTTTCTTTTGGAAGATGAATGGAAACCCCATGAACGGCGTGAGCCGCCTCCATCACGGCCTCAGAGAGGGTGGGATGGGAATGAATCGTCTCCCCGAGGTCATGCACCGTCCCTCCCATCTTCATCAATACCGCTCCTTCATGGACCAGATCCGATGCGTGTGCGCCCATGATATGCATGCCGAGGAGCCGGTCGGTCTTGGCATCGGCGATGATCTTGGCCATCCCGGTGATCTTTCCCATGGCATGGGACTTGCCGAGCCCTCGGAAAGGAAAGCTCCCTATCCGGACTTCATATCCCTGTTCCCTTGCCTGCTGCTCGGTCAGTCCCACCATGCCGATCTCCGGCATGGTGAATATGGCCGAAGGAACCACGGTATAATCCATGACCCGATCCCCGCCCATGGCATTTTCCACGGCGGTCATCCCTTCTGCAGAGGCTACATGCGCCAGCATGATCCCGCCGACCACATCACCGATGGCATAGATCCCAGGGATATTGGTCTGCATCCGTTCATTGACTTTGATCTCCCCTCTGGGGCCTCGGTCAATACCCACGCCTTCAAGGTTCAATCCCTCGGTATTGAATGCCCGTCCTATGGAAACCAGGACCTGATCCGAGACCAGCTCTTCCCCGTTCCCCAAGCTGGCGACCATCTTTCCGCCGGCCCTCTCTTTCACGGATTGGATCTTCTGATTACAGTGGAGTTTGATCTTGTTCTTTTTCAACTCCCTTTCCAGGAGCATGGAAATCTCCTCATCGGCAAGGGAGACGGCATGGGGCAGCATCTCCACCATGGTCACCTCGGCCCCCATGGCGTTCAGAATAAAGGCGAACTCACAGCCGATCACACCGGCCCCGATAATGAGCAGGGTTTCCGGGACTTTCTTGAGCAGCAGGGCCTCATCGCTTGAGATGATCTTTCCACCGTCAAAGGGGAAGACGGGGATATCGGCCGGACGCGAGCCTGTGGCCAGAATGATGCAGTCGGCGGAGACCTTCTCTTCATTCCCGTCATGGAGTTTGACCCGCACGGTCTTTCGGTCCTCAAGAGAGCCTTTCCCCTCTAACAGCCGGATCTTGCTGCTCTTGAAGAGCGAGCGGATCCCCTTGACCTGCGTGGCCACGATCTTGTTCTTCCGGTCCATGATGGCCTGAAGGTTGAAGGTGACCTCCCCGCTGACCTCTATACCATAATCCTCGGCATGGCGGACCAAAGAGAGGGCCTCGGCCGAATAGACCAGGGCCTTGGTCGGGATGCATCCCCAGTTCAGGCAGGTCCCTCCGACCTCCTGATCTTCCACAACCGTTACTTCCGCTCCAAGCTGCGCGGCCCGGATGGCGGCCACATACCCGCCCGGCCCGGCGCCGATCATCACGATTCGTTTAGACATTCAGTTCCCTCTTGCGTTATCTTTTTAGGTTCTTCTCCCATTTAGTGGGTAAAAAGGGTTCGAGGATTCCAGGGTTCAAGGATTCAAGTGAAATACTAAAACGCAAGCAAAATCTCCAGAGAAAGACACTGGAACCCTTGACCCCTGATGTTTTCATCCACTCTTTTGGAGATGATCTAAAATTACAAATTCCCGTCATGACAGAAAAAAAGGGATCCTTTTTGAGAATCCCTTTTTGATCATTGCCAAGACATGGGCTATTCGCCTTCTTCTTCCAGAAACTTCTGATAGGCAGCGGCATCCATGAGAACTTTGATTTCGG
This window encodes:
- a CDS encoding dihydrolipoyl dehydrogenase, yielding MSKRIVMIGAGPGGYVAAIRAAQLGAEVTVVEDQEVGGTCLNWGCIPTKALVYSAEALSLVRHAEDYGIEVSGEVTFNLQAIMDRKNKIVATQVKGIRSLFKSSKIRLLEGKGSLEDRKTVRVKLHDGNEEKVSADCIILATGSRPADIPVFPFDGGKIISSDEALLLKKVPETLLIIGAGVIGCEFAFILNAMGAEVTMVEMLPHAVSLADEEISMLLERELKKNKIKLHCNQKIQSVKERAGGKMVASLGNGEELVSDQVLVSIGRAFNTEGLNLEGVGIDRGPRGEIKVNERMQTNIPGIYAIGDVVGGIMLAHVASAEGMTAVENAMGGDRVMDYTVVPSAIFTMPEIGMVGLTEQQAREQGYEVRIGSFPFRGLGKSHAMGKITGMAKIIADAKTDRLLGMHIMGAHASDLVHEGAVLMKMGGTVHDLGETIHSHPTLSEAVMEAAHAVHGVSIHLPKEK